One genomic segment of Oenanthe melanoleuca isolate GR-GAL-2019-014 chromosome 5, OMel1.0, whole genome shotgun sequence includes these proteins:
- the NPC2 gene encoding NPC intracellular cholesterol transporter 2 yields the protein MVPTPLALLLALGAAATALAEPLRFVDCGSVDGSIQEVNVSPCPTQPCLLHKGTSYSINVTFASKIESQGSQARVYGEMLHVDIPFPIPEPDGCKSGIQCPIQKGHSYSYLNKLPVKSEYPSIKLIVKWELVDDQDQMLFCWKIPVQITS from the exons aTGGTGCCGACCCCGCTCGCCCTGCTCCTGGCGCTGggcgccgccgccaccgccctGGCCGAGCCGCTCCGCTTCGTTGACTGCG GTTCCGTAGACGGCAGCATCCAGGAGGTGAACGTGAGCCCCTGCCCcactcagccctgcctgctccacaAGGGGACATCCTACAGCATCAACGTCACCTTCGCCAGCA AGATCGAGAGCCAGGGCAGTCAAGCAAGGGTGTACGGGGAGATGCTGCACGTGGACATACCCTTCCCTATTCCTGAACCTGATGGATGCAAGTCCGGGATCCAGTGCCCCATTCAGAAAGGCCATTCCTACAGCTACCTGAATAAACTCCCTGTGAAGAGCGAGTACCCCAGT ATTAAACTGATTGTGAAGTGGGAGCTGGTAGATGACCAGGACCAGATGCTGTTCTGCTGGAAGATACCAGTGCAGATTACCAGCTGA